From the genome of Nicotiana sylvestris chromosome 1, ASM39365v2, whole genome shotgun sequence:
TTAGGAGTTGTTTATGTACATCCTTTATGTTGTATAAGAAACATCACTTCTCTATAGAAACTGGCAATCCAATTTgcttgtttcaaaaaaaaaatctggaTAATCATTTTCATTCATAGGTTTACTGGCATATTCTGCAGTCTTATTTTGCtactctatttttttttatttttttttttggttatctttaTTTTCAATGATAAATGATAGGAAGCTTTTACGTGCAGTAAAATAGGCAAATATGGAGGGAACactgttttcccctgctttggaAGGAATGAAACATGTCAAGTCGGAACATGGGGAGCTGATGACTAAGCCTTTCTTGGAAGTTTGCAAACTTGTATTGCCAATTCTAGGTTCAAACCTTTTCTCCAAATTTATCATGATTATTACTCTGTGATTTTGCTTtcattgagccgagggtctatcggaaacaagtTGTCTACCTTAacaaagtaggggtaaggtcaACGTACAGACTACCCTTCTCAGACTTCACTTATGGGATTACACCGAGTACATTATTGTTGTTACACTTCTAGTATTGAAGCCAATTTCTGTTAGTAGAGAATATTGCATGATAAAGTtgctgtcatgtgaccaggaggttacgggttcgagccgtggaaacagcctcttgcagaaatgcagggtaaggctgcatacaatagatctttgtggtccggcccttccccggaccccgcacatagcgggagcttagtgcaccaggcTGCCCTTTAAAAAATATTTCATGATGTTAGTATATTCACCACCTTAACAACCTTTTGTGCTAAACTGATGCATATTTGGATTCTCATAGATAGATGTATTTGTGTTATCTGAAGTTTTTTAACAAATTGACACCCTGATGCCAGATAAATTTGGAGCTGCTATGACTGTGGTTAAATCTGACATCAATGGAAATATATCAGTGAGTCGTTAGtcatttctttgtttcttctgtTTAAATGTTACAAATATCGCGACTTGTGTTGCAGATTTCATGTGTAACAGTATCATTAGAATTCTTCTTTTTGAAAATCTCTCATGTAACCTTATAcatatgcaaaatttgagatatCTGACATTGGTCCTAATAGCGAATACTCAATGCTTGTTTCCTTACAGAGGTTAGAATCCAAGTATAATGATAACACGTCGAGATTCAACTACTTGTACAGTTTCGTACAGGCAGAAGTTGAGATAAAGACTGCTAAATCATCATCAAGTTGTACCAATGGTTTGCTATGGTTAACAAGGTAGGCGATTGTTTTTCCATCCTCGTTATGTAGTCCTTTATCTTTGGTGCATAACAAGCTTGCATTTGCTTATTTCATGAACGAACTCTG
Proteins encoded in this window:
- the LOC104247665 gene encoding glycolipid transfer protein 1-like, producing the protein MEGTLFSPALEGMKHVKSEHGELMTKPFLEVCKLVLPILDKFGAAMTVVKSDINGNISRLESKYNDNTSRFNYLYSFVQAEVEIKTAKSSSSCTNGLLWLTRAMDFIVVLFHNLVQHQDWSMSQACNDSYAKTLKKWHGWLASSSFTVAIKLAPDRKKFMEVIGGNGDIYGDMEKFCTTFSPILQQIHKFLASVGLDSMKAS